The region GGCAGATAGGTTCTCCCAGTAGGCAAGGTCTCCGCCAGTCATCTGCTTCCTCTTGCAATTCTCTTGTGTGATCTGTTTGGTTCCATTTGGAGATCCAGTTTTATACAGCATGATTGTCCTGCTCTCAACAGATCCTTAAACGTATGTATCAAGACCACTCTAGCACCACCAAGTGCATTTTTTTGAAAACAGAGGAAACATCCTTCCAAAACCCCCACTGCTTTCCTTCCAGCAGTGCAGTTTTCTCAAAAATGATTAGTTGTTGCAGAAATTGGTCTAAATTCATCTCCTCACCAGTGCTGAATTTTGTCTAGATCAGCACGCTGTTCTGCACCTTAAAAAGACAGTTGTCACTTGAAATCCAAACTATTCATCACCTAAGTACTGCATCCTAAGTACTGCAAGAGTACTGCAAGATAACATCCTAAGTACTGCAAGAGCAGAATTGGACCTTCTCCTGTTGAGGCATTTGAAATCTGCCATTCTGGAATGCCATCCAATTTCAGCTTCCAAGATCTGCCACCCCAAGAGAGCAAGGAGAGCTTGGTTGCACAGATCCATTGAAATTCATCTCAAGCTGCAGGAAACAGACAGAATATTCAACACACATTGCTAGGAAAGGAGCTGGCAATGCTCTTCTGAAAACTGTGTACGAATACAGCAGGAGCAGACCCTCTAGCAAAAGAGAACAAGATAGCCACATCCTTCATCTTGCTCTCCCCATCTTTCAAAAGCCTCCATAGGCAGCATCCATGTCCTCCAACCGCTAAACCCAAGAAGCACGGAAATGCAAAAGTAAAAAATATAAACATTCCTTGAAAAAGATGTGCACTTAAAAAAAGGCACCAAGATAACAAGcgatagttttgtttttttaaaaagctccccttcccacaatggccaaaaaaaaattgtaccaCTTCTTCCTTCAATCTTGATGAGGAAATTGGgagaacctgcccccctccctttgtTCCCAAAACAAAAATGCCCCTCCGCTGGAGGGGGTTGAGGATTAAGACATTTTCCAGAAGGTCAAGGAGGCAGTCAGGACACCGGCAGCAAATACAGCAATGGTCTGCCAAGTGGGGGTGCCGAAGTAAGACAGGAGGCCTTCCTGGAAGGAAAACAAATGCAGAAGACATTATGTCACAGAAACAGTACACAACAATGGCCGATATGGTTGGCGCAAGCCCTCACATATAAACAGAAGGAGGGGGTCAGATCTTAAGAGCAAAAGGGacacaggcagggggaaagttcAGCACTCCTACCTATGGCTTCACCCACCCCCTGTACTCTTCCTTTTTAAGTGGGCCTCCAATGCCAGGGGTGAGCTTGGGTGGGAGGAAAGTGCCTGGGTAAGAGGTAGATTCTGTATATACTATATACAtatgtggggggaaggggtggtCAGCTCTCCTCACCCATATGCCCATTTTGCTGTTAATCTGGCAAAGGGACAACCACATTCAGGTTGCCATTATATGCAACTCATTTGAATGCAATTCACAAaatggtggggtggggcaggcaAATAACTAAACATTACTTGAGGTATCTGACACCCTAAGCATTATAACTCCCTTCAGACTGGGGACTCTAAATGCTTGGGGGGTTCAGGGTAGGCAAACCTGGGGctgtgaggagccccagccagaTGCAAcagagcattcattcattcattcactgtgCCCCAGCCAGATGCAACAGAGCAATACAAACATTGCTTGCAAAGTCTGCTATACTATGCAATTTGGGTAGCGGGGTGGGGTTGGGTGTGGGTGCTTAAAGGCTACACATAAGCCTCCAGCTGTACTTTGCATCAGGCTGCATCAGGGCTTCAAGGCAGCTTAGCACTCTCAAAGGCTGAGTTAAGTCTGTCCTTGCTCACCGACTCAGGCACTGCTAGCCACACCACAGGATTCATGGATacaggtcacacacacacacacacacacacacacacacacacacacacaaactttaaaCAGAATACAATTAAAAAGGCAAAGGAGTTCTGCCCTCTTCTGCATCTGGTCTTCCTTTGCCTCAAATTTCtcttaattaaaagaaaaaagaaaaagtacaaaTACAAAACAAGTATGTTCTCTCACAGCACAGAACAAACGTGTGGCAGCAATTCCACTGGCATGATCCATCTTAAATAAAGGTGCAACCTTTTCATGAGTTGTTCCTCAACAATTGAAGACCATGGATTAGAGTTTCTAAACCAGAGGAGAATCAGTGCCAACTCACCCAGCCCCCATGGGCTTGGATCCAGTTCAGGACATGTTCCCGGATGTATTCCATTGTCCATCCAATGACAGTCCTTATAAGCTCTGGTACTTTAGCACAAATTGCCTGTTTGGGAGCCAAAAGGGAGCAAGAAGCCAGTTATTAGCAGCACAGGCTGTGGCTTAGTAATGGAGTGCATGCCTGCCTtgaatgcagaatgtcccaggttcaattcctagcctctccagatagggctgaggAAGAACACATCAGACTCTACATTGTCAGATGCAGTCACTGCTAGTCAACTGGGTAATACTAAGTTAGATGGCCCAACTGTCTGACCCTTAGGTCGCTCTGAacgttctggggggggggggaaagggtggGAAATGGCAGCAGCATCACACTCACCTTAAGAACCAGCCTGCAAGCGAAGTAGAACAACGCCACAACACGGCCCCAGTTAAAGGTCCCATCTGCAAACATCTCTGTAGCCACTCGGAAGAAGACTTCCTTGGGGGGATACGCCTGAACTTGGTCGATCATGCTGTGGGGCCCAGAAAGAGAGTAGCCTGGTTTAGACACACACACTCCACTCATAAGGAGGGGGAGCAACAGCGCATTTTCTGGGGATGGAATCCTTAGCGAGTGATGCAACGTAGATGGAACAAGTAGGGTGATCTAACAGGAACCGTGCTGAGCTTTggaaaagtgatgtcattgtaaTACTCTGCAGCATTTCACTGGGCAGGTCTGGCAAAGCGCAAGTCATACGCCTGGAAAAGACCAGGCGGTCATCAAGACAAATGCCTCTCTGCAGTATGTTTGTTCACACCCTTGTCATTTCCAGCTACCCTTGTGGGCACCCATGAAATCCAGGGTACGGAGTGCCACAAGCAGAGAGACGTGGCTAAAGCACACTACATCAAGAGTGCACAACTTCATCACGCAAGTCAAGTCACACAAGACGGAATACAGCAATAAATAAAGCTATCTCCAGATCAACAACGTATCGGACCGTGAGAAGAAAACTTCCCAGATTACTGATTACATATCCAAAGAAGCGAAAACCATCAATAAAGTGCTTCAAAAGAAGTCCTGCAAAAGGAAGCTCATTGTATCCTGCATCCACGGGTGGCCTAACCAGATGTGCTGCCCAGGGCCCCAAATTCTGCTCCTCCTCTGCCATCATGCACCCCAGCACCTGACAGCACAAGCACACAAGATTCAGGTCcctgcttttttaattttttgcttcCTCTACTGTTGCCACTGTGGCCTCAACCCCCTTTGTTGAGCTGGCTGTGGAGACCCTTGTCATGGTGGCAGCGGCAACAGCAACCACCTCCAGCCCCACTGCCACAATCTTTGGCAATGGTGCTGAAAGCAAGTCCTCCCAGCCTGGGCACCTAACATTGCTTtttactgctccccccccaccatctTTGCTCTGATGCTGTTTTCAAACAGACCAGCAGGATCGGCCAGAAGGGGGAAGCCAAGAGAAGCAATGCTCACttccaaaatagaaaaaaaaacctcccatCTTTGGAAGTGAGGCTAAACTTCTCCAACTTCTTTCTTCCAGCTTGTTCTGCTGCTCCGTTTGAAAACAGTGGCTGAGTGAAGATGGAGGAAGAAACAACAAGGCATGGTGGTCAACGGACACAGGTGGCACCCGTTGCTTGAGGCTGCCTGCTCTACCTTGCCTCTTGGATGGGCCCGCCctgcagcatcctgtctccagcagTAGCAGGGCTCAAGGCCGCCAAGAAAGGTGTGCAAGCTCAAGCAGTGTATGCATGTCAGGAGTCCAACATTTCATTACCCAGCAGCCCAACCACAAAATCGAAGAAATGTAGgacggaggggaggagagggtgcACATTCAATTCTCGGTGCCCTGGGTCTCCTAGAGGCAGGGAGCAGACTCAGTCTGGCACTGCACTCGAGAAATCTATTGCGGTAAAAGCAAGACTTGCCAGCAGCCGCTCCATGTCCAACAGTGGGTGATCAGGCCCTCACTGGAAGAGATTCCACAGGAAGTACCAAGTGTGTAGAGAGTTGTACAGCATCTCCCTCAGGCAATGTTTCCtgtaagtttttcagggagcgtGCAGAGCCTACAGCAGCTGCATGGCTGAGGCTCCAGAGCAcagagcagtgacatcatcgagctCTGAAGGGGAAGCTGCAAAGTGCTTCAATTCTGGCTGCATTACTTATAGGGAAGGttacccttggggggggggggaagagacataaTTTATTTCATCGATACCCTGCTTTTTTCCATGGGTTCCCAGGCACCTGCTTAGCACCCAGACttccttagcttcagcaaggcagctcactccacacacatacaccagcCGTGATGCTGAGAGGCCAGCACTACAAATACCGAGACAGAGACAGGGTGGAGGACCAAAAGCCATGGGATTACAGGCCGAGTCTATTTCCCTTCATCAACAGATATTAGTGGGAATGCGACGCTCACATCATGTAGCGCTTTCTCAGCACCGACTGGTTAAAACCTACTTCTGCAGCTCTGTGTTTTCATTCAGCTCATCTGCGATCCTGCGCAGGCAGTCACTCAGCTTCTTGGTTTTGGCATCATAAGCCTGGGGCTCCAGGTTATTGAGTTCTGTCATCGTGGCTGTGATACGCTCATTGTCTCCGCAGCTCTGCACTTGGTCCCTGATAAAGCTGCCACAGGACCAAAAACAGACAATGGAGAATTTGTCACCCAGAGCCccagtcccaccaccctctccgTTCTATACCCGAGAAATCCCCAACACACAAATGCTGCTTACGTCAGCCTTCCCCAGGAAGTGTCACCAGTCCGTCCTCGCCTCAAGGCACCCCCTTCTTACTGCAAATGTGTTCCTATCTGGACACTCACCACTTGAGTAGCACTGTTCCTGTCTGAAGGATCTGATCTGAAGTAGTGCCTGGAAGAAAGAGAAGCACCATGAAAATAAGCAAGGAGGAAGAAAGCGCAtccctgagaacataagaagagctgtgTTCAGTGACATCAAAACTTCATCCCATCCAGCATCCTGGTTCCCATAGCAGCCAAATGCTTCTAGGACACAcataaacagaaaatgaaaacaactttcCTGTTGTTGCTTCTGAATATGCATCCACACATCCATCATGATCGACAGCCCATTAACAGATGTCTCTTCCGTGAATTCACCTAtatcccccccttaaaaagaaATGAATTGTTTGCTGGACCACCACTCACTGTGCTGAAGTCTACATTCATTATGTGTTGCATGAAGTGGTTTCTCTCCTCTGTCCTCAGTCTACTGTCAATCAGTATTACCGGGTAAGTCAAGAGTCTATCGTTATGGGAGAACAAGgggaactcacagcccaatcctctttaACTCCCTGtgaggtgatgcagcagtgccagtagTTTCCACTGTGACCTACAGGAGAGCATGGCTCTCcagaatctggcccatgggccagatctggtgccctgCATAACCTCTCCTCCCCATGAAtagcacttaccattccacagggGAGCCTTGTGGCTCAGGTGCCGCTCTTC is a window of Tiliqua scincoides isolate rTilSci1 chromosome 5, rTilSci1.hap2, whole genome shotgun sequence DNA encoding:
- the LOC136651245 gene encoding apoptosis regulator BAX-like isoform X3 yields the protein MAAGHGQRDQELPPQKEGTTSDQILQTGTVLLKCMIDQVQAYPPKEVFFRVATEMFADGTFNWGRVVALFYFACRLVLKAICAKVPELIRTVIGWTMEYIREHVLNWIQAHGGWEGLLSYFGTPTWQTIAVFAAGVLTASLTFWKMS
- the LOC136651245 gene encoding apoptosis regulator BAX-like isoform X1; translation: MAAGHGQRDQELPPQKEGTTSDQILQTGTVLLKCFIRDQVQSCGDNERITATMTELNNLEPQAYDAKTKKLSDCLRRIADELNENTELQNMIDQVQAYPPKEVFFRVATEMFADGTFNWGRVVALFYFACRLVLKAICAKVPELIRTVIGWTMEYIREHVLNWIQAHGGWEGLLSYFGTPTWQTIAVFAAGVLTASLTFWKMS
- the LOC136651245 gene encoding apoptosis regulator BAX-like isoform X2, translated to MTELNNLEPQAYDAKTKKLSDCLRRIADELNENTELQNMIDQVQAYPPKEVFFRVATEMFADGTFNWGRVVALFYFACRLVLKAICAKVPELIRTVIGWTMEYIREHVLNWIQAHGGWEGLLSYFGTPTWQTIAVFAAGVLTASLTFWKMS